A genomic window from Diospyros lotus cultivar Yz01 chromosome 2, ASM1463336v1, whole genome shotgun sequence includes:
- the LOC127796047 gene encoding protein MEI2-like 4 isoform X1, with the protein MPFETMGQRRLSTSSCFLEETSFPSEKKFGFWKPKGTHYCQVGLSKNSVLVHKSADAVASCIQQVELLGSTEEIDSKIIGNLLPDEDDLFSGVINELDHIADANRGNDAEDVDLFSSVGGMELEVDNGSCAVQKNSKSGGGILSCWSSSDGFYASKDSLGQHPSRTLSVRNINCNVEDFELRALFEKYGDVQTLCTACKHRGIALISYFDIRAARNAMRNLNNKMLGHWRLDIHYSIPKDNPSWKDFNHGTIFVFNINSSIATDALHQIFGVYGEIKEIREALCKCHHKFIEFYDVRAAEAACQALDKCNIAGKQIKLELNCPEDARHCSNKCSELEQDESGQSRSSNDLSLSETMCRVLPATFPLGDTTVSCFSNGSVQRLQSASALSEKALSHGSCVLDTFRYPPRMASASDQFGPHKPSQSLGQVEFGNKCFESCHPYSFLDCQNISNPCESPNTVANMVGRIGARLLDKKIGGHTSTRSLNWQPMELEEWVAGPFSNATHPVNGHHWSNSTLCHHHPSSPMVWPDFPLFSNGVNAPCSKQLLGPFGTSPDVLNTVSPPRHLHVGSAPCIRPPFWNTQHSYTRESPEDLAVCLDSLRSEDFAGSFPLQLLGRPSHIFSNTLRNCMEKSSNDALHSPHQMSHISCGRTMVSSFPTTLASPSNCGRTFSHRRNQHSANQQTDKKQFELDIHRILRGEDSRTTLMIKNIPNKYTSKMLLATIDEHCRGSYDFIYLPIDFKNKCNVGYAFINLIDHLQIIPFHKAFSGKKWEKFNSEKVTALAYARIQGKAALIAHFQNSSLMNEDKRCRPILFSTGGPNAGQQEPFPIPTNIRSKASKAQNDFNENRQQGSLSTSVNGENSPNSLNSCGSSADSD; encoded by the exons TGGGCTTATCCAAGAATAGTGTTCTAGTGCACAAATCTGCTGATGCTGTAGCATCTTGCATTCAGCAAGTGGAACTTCTTGGGTCCACAGAagaaattgattcaaaaatcaTAGGAAATCTTCTTCCAGATGAGGATGATCTCTTTTCTGGAGTTATTAATGAATTGGACCATATTGCTGATGCCAACAGAGGAAATGATGCTGAAGACGTTGATCTTTTTAGCAGTGTTGGAGGCATGGAGCTAGAAGTAGATAATGGGTCTTGTGCTGTTCAAAAAAATTCCAAGTCAGGTGGGGGAATTCTTAGTTGTTGGAGCAGTTCTGATGGATTTTATGCAAGTAAAGATTCTTTGGGTCAACACCCTTCCAGAACACTTTCTGTGAGGAACATCAATTGCAATGTTGAAGATTTTGAATTAAGGGCTCTTTTTGAG AAATATGGGGATGTCCAAACTCTCTGTACTGCATGTAAGCATCGCGGGATTGCCctgatttcttattttgatataagGGCTGCTAGGAATGCAATGAGAAAtcttaataataaaatgttGGGGCATTGGAGACTTGATATTCACTACTCAATTCCAAAG GATAATCCTTCATGGAAAGATTTTAACCATGGAACCATTTTTGTGTTTAATATCAACTCTTCTATTGCGACTGATGCCCTTCACCAAATTTTTGGCGTTTATGGAGAAATCAAGGAA ATCCGTGAAGCTCTCTGCAAATGTCATCACAAGTTTATAGAGTTCTATGATGTTAGAGCTGCAGAAGCTGCTTGTCAGGCATTGGACAAGTGTAATATTGCCGGGAAGCAGATCAAGCTTGAACTAAACTGTCCTGAAGATGCTAGACACTG TTCAAATAAGTGCTCTGAGTTGGAGCAAGATGAATCTGGTCAGTCCAGAAGCTCTAATGACTTGTCATTATCAGAGACCATGTGTAGGGTTCTTCCTG CTACCTTTCCACTTGGAGATACTACAGTCAGTTGCTTCAGTAATGGCTCTGTCCAGAGATTACAATCTGCAAGTGCATTATCTGAAAAGGCACTCAGTCATGGGAGTTGTGTTCTGGATACCTTTCGGTATCCACCGAGAATGGCATCTGCCAGTGATCAGTTTGGCCCTCATAAACCTAGCCAATCTCTGGGTCAAGTAGAATTTGGCAACAAATGTTTTGAGAGCTGCCATCCTTATTCCTTCCTTGATTGTCAGAATATTTCTAATCCCTGCGAGTCTCCAAATACTGTTGCCAACATGGTTGGCAGAATTGGTGCAAGATTATTAGATAAGAAGATTGGTGGACACACCAGTACTAGGAGTTTGAATTGGCAACCGATGGAACTTGAAGAGTGGG TTGCTGGACCTTTTAGCAATGCCACCCATCCTGTTAATGGACATCATTGGAGCAACTCCACTTTGTGCCATCATCATCCCTCGAGTCCCATGGTTTGGCCAGATTTTCCCTTGTTTTCCAATGGTGTTAATGCTCCTTGCTCAAAACAACTGCTTGGACCTTTTGGAACTTCACCTGATGTGCTGAACACAGTTTCACCTCCACGCCACCTTCATGTTGGATCTGCTCCATGCATTAGGCCCCCATTTTGGAATACACAACATTCCTATACAAGGGAATCTCCTGAAGATTTGGCTGTTTGCTTGGATTCTCTTAGAAGTGAGGATTTCGCTGGTAGTTTCCCATTGCAACTGCTGGGGAGACCTTCCCATATCTTTTCTAATACTCTAAGAAATTGCATGGAGAAGTCTTCAAATGATGCATTGCATTCTCCTCATCAGATGTCTCACATTTCCTGTGGTCGAACAATGGTTTCATCATTTCCAACCACACTTGCTTCTCCTTCTAATTGTGGAAGAACCTTCTCACACCGAAGAAATCAGCACAGTGCTAATCAGCAAACTGACAAGAAGCAGTTTGAACTTGACATCCATCGCATATTGCGTGGAGAAGACAGCCGAACAACACTGATGATAAAGAATATCCCCAACAA GTATACTTCTAAAATGCTTCTGGCTACCATTGATGAACACTGTAGAGgaagttatgattttatttatttgccaATTGATTTTAAG AACAAATGCAATGTTGGTTACGCATTCATCAACTTGATTGATCACCTCCAAATTATTCCTTTCCATAAG GCATTTAGTGGCAAAAAATGGGAGAAGTTCAACAGTGAAAAGGTGACTGCTCTTGCATATGCTCGAATTCAAGGGAAAGCTGCTCTGATTGCTCATTTCCAGAACTCCAGCTTGATGAATGAGGATAAACGTTGCCGCCCTATTCTTTTCAGCACTGGAGGTCCAAATGCCGGTCAACAG GAGCCATTCCCCATTCCCACCAATATCCGATCAAAGGCAAGCAAAGCTCAAAATGATTTCAACGAGAATCGTCAGCAGGGCAGCCTGTCCACTTCTGTAAATGGAGAGAACTCTCCTAACAGCTTGAACTCTTGTGGTTCCTCGGCGGACTCAGATTGA
- the LOC127796047 gene encoding protein MEI2-like 4 isoform X2, with translation MPFETMGQRRLSTSSCFLEETSFPSEKKFGFWKPKGTHYCQVGLSKNSVLVHKSADAVASCIQQVELLGSTEEIDSKIIGNLLPDEDDLFSGVINELDHIADANRGNDAEDVDLFSSVGGMELEVDNGSCAVQKNSKSGGGILSCWSSSDGFYASKDSLGQHPSRTLSVRNINCNVEDFELRALFEKYGDVQTLCTACKHRGIALISYFDIRAARNAMRNLNNKMLGHWRLDIHYSIPKDNPSWKDFNHGTIFVFNINSSIATDALHQIFGVYGEIKEIREALCKCHHKFIEFYDVRAAEAACQALDKCNIAGKQIKLELNCPEDARHCSNKCSELEQDESGQSRSSNDLSLSETMSTFPLGDTTVSCFSNGSVQRLQSASALSEKALSHGSCVLDTFRYPPRMASASDQFGPHKPSQSLGQVEFGNKCFESCHPYSFLDCQNISNPCESPNTVANMVGRIGARLLDKKIGGHTSTRSLNWQPMELEEWVAGPFSNATHPVNGHHWSNSTLCHHHPSSPMVWPDFPLFSNGVNAPCSKQLLGPFGTSPDVLNTVSPPRHLHVGSAPCIRPPFWNTQHSYTRESPEDLAVCLDSLRSEDFAGSFPLQLLGRPSHIFSNTLRNCMEKSSNDALHSPHQMSHISCGRTMVSSFPTTLASPSNCGRTFSHRRNQHSANQQTDKKQFELDIHRILRGEDSRTTLMIKNIPNKYTSKMLLATIDEHCRGSYDFIYLPIDFKNKCNVGYAFINLIDHLQIIPFHKAFSGKKWEKFNSEKVTALAYARIQGKAALIAHFQNSSLMNEDKRCRPILFSTGGPNAGQQEPFPIPTNIRSKASKAQNDFNENRQQGSLSTSVNGENSPNSLNSCGSSADSD, from the exons TGGGCTTATCCAAGAATAGTGTTCTAGTGCACAAATCTGCTGATGCTGTAGCATCTTGCATTCAGCAAGTGGAACTTCTTGGGTCCACAGAagaaattgattcaaaaatcaTAGGAAATCTTCTTCCAGATGAGGATGATCTCTTTTCTGGAGTTATTAATGAATTGGACCATATTGCTGATGCCAACAGAGGAAATGATGCTGAAGACGTTGATCTTTTTAGCAGTGTTGGAGGCATGGAGCTAGAAGTAGATAATGGGTCTTGTGCTGTTCAAAAAAATTCCAAGTCAGGTGGGGGAATTCTTAGTTGTTGGAGCAGTTCTGATGGATTTTATGCAAGTAAAGATTCTTTGGGTCAACACCCTTCCAGAACACTTTCTGTGAGGAACATCAATTGCAATGTTGAAGATTTTGAATTAAGGGCTCTTTTTGAG AAATATGGGGATGTCCAAACTCTCTGTACTGCATGTAAGCATCGCGGGATTGCCctgatttcttattttgatataagGGCTGCTAGGAATGCAATGAGAAAtcttaataataaaatgttGGGGCATTGGAGACTTGATATTCACTACTCAATTCCAAAG GATAATCCTTCATGGAAAGATTTTAACCATGGAACCATTTTTGTGTTTAATATCAACTCTTCTATTGCGACTGATGCCCTTCACCAAATTTTTGGCGTTTATGGAGAAATCAAGGAA ATCCGTGAAGCTCTCTGCAAATGTCATCACAAGTTTATAGAGTTCTATGATGTTAGAGCTGCAGAAGCTGCTTGTCAGGCATTGGACAAGTGTAATATTGCCGGGAAGCAGATCAAGCTTGAACTAAACTGTCCTGAAGATGCTAGACACTG TTCAAATAAGTGCTCTGAGTTGGAGCAAGATGAATCTGGTCAGTCCAGAAGCTCTAATGACTTGTCATTATCAGAGACCATGT CTACCTTTCCACTTGGAGATACTACAGTCAGTTGCTTCAGTAATGGCTCTGTCCAGAGATTACAATCTGCAAGTGCATTATCTGAAAAGGCACTCAGTCATGGGAGTTGTGTTCTGGATACCTTTCGGTATCCACCGAGAATGGCATCTGCCAGTGATCAGTTTGGCCCTCATAAACCTAGCCAATCTCTGGGTCAAGTAGAATTTGGCAACAAATGTTTTGAGAGCTGCCATCCTTATTCCTTCCTTGATTGTCAGAATATTTCTAATCCCTGCGAGTCTCCAAATACTGTTGCCAACATGGTTGGCAGAATTGGTGCAAGATTATTAGATAAGAAGATTGGTGGACACACCAGTACTAGGAGTTTGAATTGGCAACCGATGGAACTTGAAGAGTGGG TTGCTGGACCTTTTAGCAATGCCACCCATCCTGTTAATGGACATCATTGGAGCAACTCCACTTTGTGCCATCATCATCCCTCGAGTCCCATGGTTTGGCCAGATTTTCCCTTGTTTTCCAATGGTGTTAATGCTCCTTGCTCAAAACAACTGCTTGGACCTTTTGGAACTTCACCTGATGTGCTGAACACAGTTTCACCTCCACGCCACCTTCATGTTGGATCTGCTCCATGCATTAGGCCCCCATTTTGGAATACACAACATTCCTATACAAGGGAATCTCCTGAAGATTTGGCTGTTTGCTTGGATTCTCTTAGAAGTGAGGATTTCGCTGGTAGTTTCCCATTGCAACTGCTGGGGAGACCTTCCCATATCTTTTCTAATACTCTAAGAAATTGCATGGAGAAGTCTTCAAATGATGCATTGCATTCTCCTCATCAGATGTCTCACATTTCCTGTGGTCGAACAATGGTTTCATCATTTCCAACCACACTTGCTTCTCCTTCTAATTGTGGAAGAACCTTCTCACACCGAAGAAATCAGCACAGTGCTAATCAGCAAACTGACAAGAAGCAGTTTGAACTTGACATCCATCGCATATTGCGTGGAGAAGACAGCCGAACAACACTGATGATAAAGAATATCCCCAACAA GTATACTTCTAAAATGCTTCTGGCTACCATTGATGAACACTGTAGAGgaagttatgattttatttatttgccaATTGATTTTAAG AACAAATGCAATGTTGGTTACGCATTCATCAACTTGATTGATCACCTCCAAATTATTCCTTTCCATAAG GCATTTAGTGGCAAAAAATGGGAGAAGTTCAACAGTGAAAAGGTGACTGCTCTTGCATATGCTCGAATTCAAGGGAAAGCTGCTCTGATTGCTCATTTCCAGAACTCCAGCTTGATGAATGAGGATAAACGTTGCCGCCCTATTCTTTTCAGCACTGGAGGTCCAAATGCCGGTCAACAG GAGCCATTCCCCATTCCCACCAATATCCGATCAAAGGCAAGCAAAGCTCAAAATGATTTCAACGAGAATCGTCAGCAGGGCAGCCTGTCCACTTCTGTAAATGGAGAGAACTCTCCTAACAGCTTGAACTCTTGTGGTTCCTCGGCGGACTCAGATTGA
- the LOC127796046 gene encoding APO protein 3, mitochondrial, translating into MACRSILSGFLRFNSLNGRIIDSVRLDFRTLTIGTGEGEDALYADVPKPRRSKSERKPYPTPMKVLIRKAKEERATRKAQPCRMLEEPPDNGLLVPELVGVAHRVYQAWETVRFGISKLVNVIPVQRCRYCFEIHVGHVGHEIRTCTGPKSGVRSATHEWRRGGGKDVIYVPHCFHLYDRVGKPRVGHDERQSVPQLPALVELCIQAGLDLKKYPTKRRVKPVYCIEGRIVDFELGAEKEEIDRNLYSEEGKSLPEISYWGKNERTTSNANTDGFVISNDHSVCEEGKSLRDLSIMTLYSWFEMISGAMKIMEKYSVQTCGYCPEVQVGPKGHKVRMCKASKHQSRNGLHAWQEATIHDLVGPNYVWHVRDPDAPVLDNGLKRYYGKAPAVVELCVQAGAPIPNEYRSMMRLDVVPPGRDEVDLVA; encoded by the exons ATGGCG TGCCGAAGCATACTATCAGGATTCCTTCGTTTCAATTCCCTGAATGGCAGAATAATCGATTCGGTGAGACTTGATTTCAGAACCCTAACTATTGGAACAGGAGAAGGCGAGGATGCTTTGTACGCGGACGTACCTAAGCCGCGTAGGAGCAAGTCGGAGAGGAAACCCTACCCGACGCCGATGAAGGTTCTGATTCGGAAGGCAAAAGAGGAGAGAGCCACTCGAAAGGCTCAGCCTTGTCGAATGCTGGAAGAGCCTCCCGACAATGGTCTACTCGTTCCCGAACTCGTCGGGGTAGCTCACCGAGTCTACCAGGCTTGGGAAACGGTTCGGTTTGGGATTTCGAAGCTCGTCAATGTGATTCCTGTCCAACGATGCAG GTATTGTTTTGAGATTCATGTTGGTCATGTGGGCCATGAAATCAGGACATGCACTGGCCCAAAAAGTGGTGTCCGAAGTGCTACTCATGAGTGGAGAAGGGGAGGGGGCAAAGATGTTATTTACGTCCCTCATTGCTTCCATCTTTATGACCGTGTTGGAAAGCCAAGGGTTGGGCATGATGAAAGGCAATCTGTGCCCCAGCTCCCTGCTCTTGTGGAGTTGTGCATACAAGCTGGTCTGGACCTTAAAAAGTACCCTACAAAGAGAAGAGTAAAACCTGTTTACTGTATTGAAGGTAGAATTGTAGATTTTGAGTTGGGAGCAGAAAAAGAGGAAATAGATAGAAATTTATATTCAGAGGAGGGCAAATCTCTGCCAGAAATTAGTTATTGGGGAAAGAATGAACGAACTACAAGCAATGCGAACACGGATGGTTTTGTCATTTCCAATGATCATTCTGTCTGCGAGGAAGGGAAAAGCTTGAGGGACTTAAGTATTATGACATTATACTCATGGTTTGAGATGATCTCTGGAGCAATGAAGATCATGGAGAAGTACAGTGTTCAGACTTGTGGATATTGTCCCGAGGTTCAGGTGGGTCCCAAGGGACACAAGGTGCGAATGTGTAAGGCATCGAAGCATCAGTCTCGCAATGGTTTGCATGCATGGCAAGAAGCAACTATCCATGATCTTGTGGGTCCCAACTATGTATGGCATGTCCGTGATCCAGATGCTCCTGTGTTGGATAACGGCCTGAAAAGGTATTATGGCAAGGCTCCTGCTGTGGTTGAGCTGTGTGTGCAAGCAGGGGCACCCATTCCAAATGAGTATCGGAGTATGATGAGGTTAGATGTGGTACCTCCTGGTCGTGACGAAGTTGATCTTGTTGCTTGA
- the LOC127796047 gene encoding protein MEI2-like 4 isoform X3, producing the protein MPFETMGQRRLSTSSCFLEETSFPSEKKFGFWKPKGTHYCQVGLSKNSVLVHKSADAVASCIQQVELLGSTEEIDSKIIGNLLPDEDDLFSGVINELDHIADANRGNDAEDVDLFSSVGGMELEVDNGSCAVQKNSKSGGGILSCWSSSDGFYASKDSLGQHPSRTLSVRNINCNVEDFELRALFEIREALCKCHHKFIEFYDVRAAEAACQALDKCNIAGKQIKLELNCPEDARHCSNKCSELEQDESGQSRSSNDLSLSETMCRVLPATFPLGDTTVSCFSNGSVQRLQSASALSEKALSHGSCVLDTFRYPPRMASASDQFGPHKPSQSLGQVEFGNKCFESCHPYSFLDCQNISNPCESPNTVANMVGRIGARLLDKKIGGHTSTRSLNWQPMELEEWVAGPFSNATHPVNGHHWSNSTLCHHHPSSPMVWPDFPLFSNGVNAPCSKQLLGPFGTSPDVLNTVSPPRHLHVGSAPCIRPPFWNTQHSYTRESPEDLAVCLDSLRSEDFAGSFPLQLLGRPSHIFSNTLRNCMEKSSNDALHSPHQMSHISCGRTMVSSFPTTLASPSNCGRTFSHRRNQHSANQQTDKKQFELDIHRILRGEDSRTTLMIKNIPNKYTSKMLLATIDEHCRGSYDFIYLPIDFKNKCNVGYAFINLIDHLQIIPFHKAFSGKKWEKFNSEKVTALAYARIQGKAALIAHFQNSSLMNEDKRCRPILFSTGGPNAGQQEPFPIPTNIRSKASKAQNDFNENRQQGSLSTSVNGENSPNSLNSCGSSADSD; encoded by the exons TGGGCTTATCCAAGAATAGTGTTCTAGTGCACAAATCTGCTGATGCTGTAGCATCTTGCATTCAGCAAGTGGAACTTCTTGGGTCCACAGAagaaattgattcaaaaatcaTAGGAAATCTTCTTCCAGATGAGGATGATCTCTTTTCTGGAGTTATTAATGAATTGGACCATATTGCTGATGCCAACAGAGGAAATGATGCTGAAGACGTTGATCTTTTTAGCAGTGTTGGAGGCATGGAGCTAGAAGTAGATAATGGGTCTTGTGCTGTTCAAAAAAATTCCAAGTCAGGTGGGGGAATTCTTAGTTGTTGGAGCAGTTCTGATGGATTTTATGCAAGTAAAGATTCTTTGGGTCAACACCCTTCCAGAACACTTTCTGTGAGGAACATCAATTGCAATGTTGAAGATTTTGAATTAAGGGCTCTTTTTGAG ATCCGTGAAGCTCTCTGCAAATGTCATCACAAGTTTATAGAGTTCTATGATGTTAGAGCTGCAGAAGCTGCTTGTCAGGCATTGGACAAGTGTAATATTGCCGGGAAGCAGATCAAGCTTGAACTAAACTGTCCTGAAGATGCTAGACACTG TTCAAATAAGTGCTCTGAGTTGGAGCAAGATGAATCTGGTCAGTCCAGAAGCTCTAATGACTTGTCATTATCAGAGACCATGTGTAGGGTTCTTCCTG CTACCTTTCCACTTGGAGATACTACAGTCAGTTGCTTCAGTAATGGCTCTGTCCAGAGATTACAATCTGCAAGTGCATTATCTGAAAAGGCACTCAGTCATGGGAGTTGTGTTCTGGATACCTTTCGGTATCCACCGAGAATGGCATCTGCCAGTGATCAGTTTGGCCCTCATAAACCTAGCCAATCTCTGGGTCAAGTAGAATTTGGCAACAAATGTTTTGAGAGCTGCCATCCTTATTCCTTCCTTGATTGTCAGAATATTTCTAATCCCTGCGAGTCTCCAAATACTGTTGCCAACATGGTTGGCAGAATTGGTGCAAGATTATTAGATAAGAAGATTGGTGGACACACCAGTACTAGGAGTTTGAATTGGCAACCGATGGAACTTGAAGAGTGGG TTGCTGGACCTTTTAGCAATGCCACCCATCCTGTTAATGGACATCATTGGAGCAACTCCACTTTGTGCCATCATCATCCCTCGAGTCCCATGGTTTGGCCAGATTTTCCCTTGTTTTCCAATGGTGTTAATGCTCCTTGCTCAAAACAACTGCTTGGACCTTTTGGAACTTCACCTGATGTGCTGAACACAGTTTCACCTCCACGCCACCTTCATGTTGGATCTGCTCCATGCATTAGGCCCCCATTTTGGAATACACAACATTCCTATACAAGGGAATCTCCTGAAGATTTGGCTGTTTGCTTGGATTCTCTTAGAAGTGAGGATTTCGCTGGTAGTTTCCCATTGCAACTGCTGGGGAGACCTTCCCATATCTTTTCTAATACTCTAAGAAATTGCATGGAGAAGTCTTCAAATGATGCATTGCATTCTCCTCATCAGATGTCTCACATTTCCTGTGGTCGAACAATGGTTTCATCATTTCCAACCACACTTGCTTCTCCTTCTAATTGTGGAAGAACCTTCTCACACCGAAGAAATCAGCACAGTGCTAATCAGCAAACTGACAAGAAGCAGTTTGAACTTGACATCCATCGCATATTGCGTGGAGAAGACAGCCGAACAACACTGATGATAAAGAATATCCCCAACAA GTATACTTCTAAAATGCTTCTGGCTACCATTGATGAACACTGTAGAGgaagttatgattttatttatttgccaATTGATTTTAAG AACAAATGCAATGTTGGTTACGCATTCATCAACTTGATTGATCACCTCCAAATTATTCCTTTCCATAAG GCATTTAGTGGCAAAAAATGGGAGAAGTTCAACAGTGAAAAGGTGACTGCTCTTGCATATGCTCGAATTCAAGGGAAAGCTGCTCTGATTGCTCATTTCCAGAACTCCAGCTTGATGAATGAGGATAAACGTTGCCGCCCTATTCTTTTCAGCACTGGAGGTCCAAATGCCGGTCAACAG GAGCCATTCCCCATTCCCACCAATATCCGATCAAAGGCAAGCAAAGCTCAAAATGATTTCAACGAGAATCGTCAGCAGGGCAGCCTGTCCACTTCTGTAAATGGAGAGAACTCTCCTAACAGCTTGAACTCTTGTGGTTCCTCGGCGGACTCAGATTGA